A stretch of Acropora palmata chromosome 9, jaAcrPala1.3, whole genome shotgun sequence DNA encodes these proteins:
- the LOC141891577 gene encoding TNF receptor-associated factor 6-like: MDSPSKMVFDSVQFDEGIPAQYLCDVCKNPLLDTQIATPCGHSFCGFCAETFQATNGGGNITCQMCRQSIVAFCQNRLANNMLAMVEGECVWCHQHFPLNTAKDHVKCCGELETECSRCHAAVKRANRNSHNDECLMADIQCECGVLLKRADADEHRRNLCALQEIVCPLKCGETVKRFVLFLYSAFKD; this comes from the exons ATGGACTCTCCTTCAAAGATGGTATTCGATAGTGTGCAGTTTGACGAAGGCATTCCAGCTCAATATTTGTGCGATGTTTG CAAAAATCCTTTATTGGACACTCAAATAGCCACGCCATGCGGGCACAGCTTTTGTGGATTTTGCGCGGAGACCTTCCAAGCGACTAATGGTGGAGGAAATATCACTTGCCAGATGTGTCGGCAATCCATTGTCGCCTTCTGCCAAAACCGTTTGGCAAACAACATGCTGGCCATGGTGGAGGGTGAATGTGTATGGTGCCACCAACATTTCCCCTTGAACACGGCAAAGGACCATGTCAAATGCTGTGGAGAGCTGGAGACTGAATGCTCCCGATGTCATGCAGCTGTTAAAAGGGCAAACCGAAACAGCCATAACGATGAGTGTCTGATGGCGGACATTCAATGTGAATGTGGGGTTTTGTTGAAAAGGGCAGACGCGGACGAACACAGAAGAAACTTGTGCGCCTTACAAGAAATCGTTTGTCCACTCAAATGTGGAGAAACAGTTAAgaggtttgttttgttcttatACTCTGCATTTAAAGATTAG
- the LOC141892893 gene encoding uncharacterized protein LOC141892893 has protein sequence MLSLSKNSVGNVYAVLRYHCRRDLQDRPIIPFNGNVYVVKCDESQFKHKSKYQRGRRARNNVWVFGVICANFRPCRGYFQVVERRDRITLTQILQRVLLPGAEVHTDDWVAYRNLHHHVPNITVHQTVTHQNSFVDPVTGVHTQEAESAWARLKYHIKREKGIRKPDIQAFLDEQMWLDWKGLDSVFDNMLVLIPNYYPL, from the exons ATGTTATCTCTTTCAAAGAACTCAGTCGGGAATGTTTACGCTGTTCTGAGGTATCACTGTAGACGAGATTTGCAGGACAGACCAATCATCCCATTTAATGGGAATGTTTACGTAGTTAAATGCGACGAGAGCCAGTTCAAGCACAAATCAAAA TACCAGCGAGGCAGGAGGGCTCGCAACAACGTCTGGGTGTTTGGGGTTATCTGTGCGAATTTCCGACCTTGTCGTGGATACTTTCAAGTAGTAGAGAGAAGAGATAGGATTACGCTGACACAAATATTGCAGAGGGTTCTCCTGCCAGGAGCTGAAGTACACACAGACGACTGGGTTGCATACAGGAATTTGCATCATCATGTACCAAACATAACTGTCCATCAAACTGTTACACATCAAAATAGTTTTGTCGATCCAGTAACAGGTGTACATACACAAGAGGCAGAATCAGCCTGGGCACGATTAAAGTATCacatcaaaagagaaaaaggcaTCCGTAAGCCTGATATCCAGGCTTTCCTGGATGAGCAAATGTGGCTGGACTGGAAAGGACTCGACTCAGTCTTTGATAATATGCTAGTTTTAATTCCAAACTACTATCCGTTGTGA